One Pomacea canaliculata isolate SZHN2017 linkage group LG9, ASM307304v1, whole genome shotgun sequence DNA segment encodes these proteins:
- the LOC112572276 gene encoding LOW QUALITY PROTEIN: myeloperoxidase-like (The sequence of the model RefSeq protein was modified relative to this genomic sequence to represent the inferred CDS: inserted 2 bases in 1 codon): protein MKGQPPSVVPTSMVFAKSTTMLTKSTYLVFLIMFANSADGSCVASPHLMAAELNGALDNYCTDMDEQSSTLTCTEQQRQNPFRSIDGTCNNLENPYFGASRVKLNRLLEPVYDDGVNSPRXRGVSGLPLRSARDISLTIHGNPAFPPRPSRPFTLLLMQWGQFLDHDFALVPLPTEGGVTITCCDNVTNGFLPNPPEECFPILITDSALRGPCRQFVRSVAAKPQFPGEKREQINQPTSFIDGSMVYGSDEERLRELREGPDGTGYLLRFEPSPFGELLPSTTARICNQPLCFLAGDERPNEQPSLATIHTLFLRLHNRIARAIKAEKPGLSNSTIFDNARRLVGGVIQNIMFAEWLPIILGPSSMARHRLIVTGRSVYNQSVDATLFNAFSSAAFRLGHSLIPDELPAFSSNLAGRSLLLREHFMNPTVVRTRINDLAMGLFNAQDPDDQSQPFDSVITGEVINHLFEVNGVRGTGYDLMSFNIQRSRDHGVPPYNRYREFCGLRSSGISNIWVWL, encoded by the exons ATGAAAGGTCAGCCTCCAAGTGTCGTCCCTACAAGCATGGTCTTCGCAAAGTCTACCACAATGCTGACGAAATCCACGTACCTTGTGTTCCTAATTATGTTTGCTAACAGTGCTG ATGGTTCGTGTGTGGCGTCACCCCATCTCATGGCGGCAGAACTGAACGGTGCTCTAGACAACTACTGTACTGATATGGACGAACAGTCTTCGACTCTg ACGTGCACAGAACAACAACGGCAAAACCCGTTCCGCTCCATTGACGGCACTTGCAATAATCTGGAGAACCCGTATTTTGGAGCCTCTCGTGTCAAGCTGAACCGTCTGCTGGAGCCTGTCTACGACGATG GTGTGAACTCGCCCCG ACGAGGGGTCAGCGGTCTGCCATTGAGGAGTGCCCGTGACATCAGCCTCACCATCCACGGTAACCCCGCGTTTCCTCCTCGCCCCAGTCGCCCCTTCACCCTCCTGCTCATGCAGTGGGGACAGTTCCTCGACCACGACTTCGCCCTCGTTCCGCTGCCCACCG aGGGCGGTGTGACCATCACATGCTGTGACAATGTTACGAATGGGTTCTTGCCGAACCCTCCAGA GGAATGTTTCCCCATCCTCATCACCGACAGCGCTTTGCGAGGACCATGCAGACAGTTTGTACGATCCGTGGCAGCAAAACCTCAGTTTCCTGGCG AAAAGAGAGAGCAGATCAACCAACCAACATCGTTCATTGATGGGTCCATGGTGTACGGCAGTGATGAGGAACGATTGAGAGAACTGAGAGAGGGTCCAGATGGAACTG GTTACCTGCTGAGGTTTGAACCTTCACCCTTTGGAGAGCTGCTACCGTCCACGACCGCTCGTATATGTAACCAGCCGTTGTGCTTTCTAGCGG GTGACGAGCGGCCGAACGAACAACCCTCCCTGGCCACCATCCACACACTCTTCCTGCGCCTCCACAACCGCATCGCACGCGCCATCAAGGCGGAGAAGCCGGGCCTCAGCAACAGCACCATCTTCGACAACGCCCGACGTCTGGTAGGGGGCGTCATCCAGAACATCATGTTCGCGGAGTGGCTGCCCATCATCCTCGGCCCCTCATCCATGGCTCGTCATCGCCTCATCGTCACTGGCCGCTCGGTCTATAACCAGTCCGTCGACGCCACGCTTTTCAACGCTTTCTCCTCGGCGGCTTTTAG ACTCGGACACAGCCTAATTCCTGATGAACTTCCAGCATTCTCCTCTAACCTCGCTGGACGCAGCCTGCTTCTGCGCGAGCATTTCATGAACCCGACCGTGGTGAGAACCCGCATCAATGACCTGGCCATGGGACTCTTTAACGCCCAGGACCCGGATGATCAGTCTCAGCCGTTTGACTCTGTCATCACGGGAGAG GTGATCAACCACCTGTTCGAAGTCAACGGCGTCCGTGGGACGGGATACGACCTGATGTCATTCAACATCCAGCGATCACGTGACCACGGCGTGCCGCCGTACAACAGGTACAGGGAGTTCTGTGGACTCCGGTCATCAGGGATTTCCAACATCTGGGTGTGGCTTTGA